In Gossypium raimondii isolate GPD5lz chromosome 12, ASM2569854v1, whole genome shotgun sequence, a single window of DNA contains:
- the LOC105765414 gene encoding uncharacterized protein LOC105765414 isoform X2, which translates to MEAAASVAASRSGSLPMQSSSRKEWRAVSDNHVVRNPGDDVGLDRSKLGQSDERTLYEMQHGGEPADADFFPITVDGSLDVDILQQRIHDVARQREQLQQMEVELRAQAIARSSVLEMQSRYDAEIKAHANTAAKLEEQLRESEQTIHQLERKMEEKDRELHAIKVEKEEAWAKEDLLREQNKELATFRREHDHSEAERAQHIKQIHDLQEHVQEKERQIIELQEQYRAAQEAILFKDEQLREAQTWLSRVQEVDVLQSSTNHTLQAELRERTEQYNQLWHGCQRQFAEMERHHLHTVHQLQLELADARERKGTYSDESRLTQANSKDLPQFGQHNGNQVDSNGSGATNVNTGVISKGASASVQPFSGNASNLNQNDHVRSGPIAPLGMPAYLPPEQVTALQSFVMHQQGVPHSVVSHVGPYSMQAMSSVQQWQNQQVSSEGFQPSGPNQLPPSQTDQSLGRSDVSHECEISVDGQAICPDHVDHISQGSESISVISSSTGKAQVVESINSSYLVKPQSEPNLQQISSQFHDALKLGTLEQSCESKDQDLTVEEGSTAASASLSPPDSSVQSVGSCETTISNGTGAILPKKSVTTEQTNILMPGKTSEAALLEERALLACIVRTIPPGGRIRISSTLPNRLGKMLAPLHWHDYKKKYGKLDDFVAVHPELFVIEDDYIRLREGAQEIIAATAAVAKVAAAAAASSPHSTFLPSVAVTPIAPPNRLKKGVPSVDSNHVRNENAVFKKQAAVSKNAADDHSQLLGMQKQQPNGISFGVAGSLSNVKILSKSKDPREINGANFERTSIESKASGHGRSNSNFVGKQDRATGAALTSRR; encoded by the exons ATGGAGGCCGCGGCCAGTGTCGCCGCCTCGCGGAGCGGCTCGTTGCCGATGCAATCATCGTCGCGGAAAGAGTGGCGTGCCGTTTCCGACAATCATGTGGTTCGGAACCCCGGGGATGATGTG GGATTGGACAGATCAAAGTTGGGACAATCTGATGAGAGAACCTTATATGAG ATGCAACATGGAGGAGAGCCTGCTGATGCTGACTTCTTTCCGATCACGGTGGATGGAAGTCTAGACGTCGACATATTGCAACAGCGAATCCACGATGTTGCCAGACAGAGAGAGCAGCTCCAGCAGATGGAAGTTGAACTGCGAGCTCAAGCAATTGCTAGATCAAGTGTTCTGGAAATGCAGAGCAGATATGATGCTGAAATCAAAGCCCATGCCAATACTGCTGCCAAGCTTGAG GAGCAACTCCGTGAAAGTGAACAGACCATACATCAGTTGGAAAGGAAAATGGAAGAGAAAGATAGAGAATTACATGCCATAAAAGTGGAAAAAGAAGAG GCCTGGGCAAAGGAAGACCTCCTCAGAGAACAAAATAAGGAACTAGCAACTTTTAG AAGAGAGCATGATCATTCAGAAGCAGAGAGAGCCCAGCATATAAAACAGATACATGATCTTCAAGAGCATGTTCAAGAAAAAGAGAGGCAGATTATTGAGTTGCAGGAACAG TATAGGGCTGCTCAGGAAGCCATTCTTTTTAAGGATGAACAGTTGAGAGAGGCCCAAACTTGGCTTTCACGTGTCCAGGAGGTGGATGTTTTGCAGTCAAGTACAAACCACACCTTACAGGCTGAATTAAGAGAACGGACAGAGCAATATAACCAGCTGTGGCATGGCTGTCAGAGACAG TTTGCAGAGATGGAGAGACATCATTTACATACGGTGCATCAGCTTCAACTTGAACTGGCTGATGCAAGAGAGAGGAAAGGTACTTATAGTGATGAATCACGTCTAACACAAGCAAATTCAAAAGATTTACCTCAATTTGGTCAACATAATGGAAACCAAGTGGATTCTAATGGAAGTGGTGCAACAAATGTGAATACTGGGGTAATTTCAAAGGGGGCTTCAGCCAGTGTTCAACCATTTTCTGGCAATGCATCAAATCTG AATCAGAATGATCATGTTCGAAGTGGTCCGATTGCTCCACTTGGTATGCCTGCTTATCTCCCACCTGAGCAGGTTACTGCTCTGCAGTCATTTGTCATGCATCAACAGGGGGTTCCTCATTCTGTGGTATCCCATGTTGGACCCTACTCAATGCAAGCAATGTCATCCGTCCAACAGTGGCAGAACCAACAG GTTTCATCAGAGGGTTTCCAGCCTTCTGGACCGAATCAACTTCCACCATCGCAAACCGATCAAAGCCTTGGGAGGTCAGACGTAAGTCATGAGTGCGAAATATCTGTTGATGGACAAGCCATTTGTCCAGACCATGTAGATCATATAAGCCAAGGGTCAGAGTCGATTTCtgtaatatcatcatctacTGGAAAAGCACAG GTCGTTGAGTCAATTAACTCAAGTTACCTTGTGAAACCCCAATCTGAGCCAAACTTGCAACAGATTTCTTCACAATTTCATGATGCATTGAAATTGGGCACTCTTGAACAGAGCTGTGAATCCAAG GACCAAGATCTAACGGTGGAAGAAGGAAGTACTGCTGCCAGTGCCAGCCTATCTCCTCCTGATTCTTCAGTGCAGTCTGTTGGTTCCTGTGAAACAACAATCAGCAATGGCACTGGTGCTATTTTGCCCAAAAAGTCTGTAACAACTGAGCAGACTAATATATTGATGCCAGGTAAGACTTCAGAGGCTGCTCTGCTTGAGGAAAGAGCATTGTTGGCCTGCATTGTTCGTACAATTCCACCTGGTGGTAGAATTCGAATCAGTTCAACG CTACCAAATAGGCTGGGGAAAATGCTTGCACCTTTACACTGGCATGATTACAAGAAAAAGTATGGAAAGCTGGATGACTTTGTAGCCGTTCACCCTGAG TTATTTGTAATTGAGGATGATTATATTCGGCTACGGGAGGGAGCACAGGAGATAATAGCAGCCACAGCTGCTGTTGCTAAAGTTGCTGCAGCTGCCGCAGCCTCATCTCCTCACTCCACATTTTTGCCTTCTGTTGCTGTTACTCCGATTGCACCACCTAACCGACTAAAGAAAGGAGTCCCATCAGTTGATTCCAACCATGTGAGGAATGAGAATGCTGTTTTCAAGAAGCAAGCAGCTGTCTCTAAAAATGCTGCTGATGATCATTCGCAGCTGTTAGGAATGCAGAAGCAACAACCGAATGGCATTTCTTTTGGTGTGGCCGGTAGTCTCtcaaatgtaaaaatattgagCAAATCTAAAGACCCTAGAGAAATTAATGGAGCCAATTTTGAGAGAACAAGTATTGAAAGCAAGGCCTCTGGTCATGGAAGGTCTAATTCGAATTTTGTTGGAAAACAGGACAG GGCAACTGGGGCAGCATTAACTTCTAGAAGATAG
- the LOC105765415 gene encoding uncharacterized protein LOC105765415 has translation MGYVLRVRLASFFTGAATASFLGLYILYKDYKVAHESIAQQVKSLHGPLDRRISALESLKHAETSLHVDATK, from the exons ATGGGGTACGTATTGAGGGTAAGATTGGCGTCATTCTTCACGGGGGCTGCTACGGCGTCGTTTCTCGGCCTCTACATCCTCTACAAAGATTACAAGGTTGCTCATGAATCTATCGCCCAACAG GTGAAAAGTCTTCACGGGCCTCTGGATAGGCGAATCTCTGCTCTGGAAAGTTTGAAACATGCTGAAACTTCACTGCATGTGGATGCTACGAAGTAA
- the LOC105765414 gene encoding uncharacterized protein LOC105765414 isoform X1 translates to MEAAASVAASRSGSLPMQSSSRKEWRAVSDNHVVRNPGDDVGLDRSKLGQSDERTLYEMQHGGEPADADFFPITVDGSLDVDILQQRIHDVARQREQLQQMEVELRAQAIARSSVLEMQSRYDAEIKAHANTAAKLEEQLRESEQTIHQLERKMEEKDRELHAIKVEKEEAWAKEDLLREQNKELATFRREHDHSEAERAQHIKQIHDLQEHVQEKERQIIELQEQYRAAQEAILFKDEQLREAQTWLSRVQEVDVLQSSTNHTLQAELRERTEQYNQLWHGCQRQFAEMERHHLHTVHQLQLELADARERKGTYSDESRLTQANSKDLPQFGQHNGNQVDSNGSGATNVNTGVISKGASASVQPFSGNASNLNQNDHVRSGPIAPLGMPAYLPPEQVTALQSFVMHQQGVPHSVVSHVGPYSMQAMSSVQQWQNQQVSSEGFQPSGPNQLPPSQTDQSLGRSDVSHECEISVDGQAICPDHVDHISQGSESISVISSSTGKAQVVESINSSYLVKPQSEPNLQQISSQFHDALKLGTLEQSCESKEQNMLNMKNHMLKDQDLTVEEGSTAASASLSPPDSSVQSVGSCETTISNGTGAILPKKSVTTEQTNILMPGKTSEAALLEERALLACIVRTIPPGGRIRISSTLPNRLGKMLAPLHWHDYKKKYGKLDDFVAVHPELFVIEDDYIRLREGAQEIIAATAAVAKVAAAAAASSPHSTFLPSVAVTPIAPPNRLKKGVPSVDSNHVRNENAVFKKQAAVSKNAADDHSQLLGMQKQQPNGISFGVAGSLSNVKILSKSKDPREINGANFERTSIESKASGHGRSNSNFVGKQDRATGAALTSRR, encoded by the exons ATGGAGGCCGCGGCCAGTGTCGCCGCCTCGCGGAGCGGCTCGTTGCCGATGCAATCATCGTCGCGGAAAGAGTGGCGTGCCGTTTCCGACAATCATGTGGTTCGGAACCCCGGGGATGATGTG GGATTGGACAGATCAAAGTTGGGACAATCTGATGAGAGAACCTTATATGAG ATGCAACATGGAGGAGAGCCTGCTGATGCTGACTTCTTTCCGATCACGGTGGATGGAAGTCTAGACGTCGACATATTGCAACAGCGAATCCACGATGTTGCCAGACAGAGAGAGCAGCTCCAGCAGATGGAAGTTGAACTGCGAGCTCAAGCAATTGCTAGATCAAGTGTTCTGGAAATGCAGAGCAGATATGATGCTGAAATCAAAGCCCATGCCAATACTGCTGCCAAGCTTGAG GAGCAACTCCGTGAAAGTGAACAGACCATACATCAGTTGGAAAGGAAAATGGAAGAGAAAGATAGAGAATTACATGCCATAAAAGTGGAAAAAGAAGAG GCCTGGGCAAAGGAAGACCTCCTCAGAGAACAAAATAAGGAACTAGCAACTTTTAG AAGAGAGCATGATCATTCAGAAGCAGAGAGAGCCCAGCATATAAAACAGATACATGATCTTCAAGAGCATGTTCAAGAAAAAGAGAGGCAGATTATTGAGTTGCAGGAACAG TATAGGGCTGCTCAGGAAGCCATTCTTTTTAAGGATGAACAGTTGAGAGAGGCCCAAACTTGGCTTTCACGTGTCCAGGAGGTGGATGTTTTGCAGTCAAGTACAAACCACACCTTACAGGCTGAATTAAGAGAACGGACAGAGCAATATAACCAGCTGTGGCATGGCTGTCAGAGACAG TTTGCAGAGATGGAGAGACATCATTTACATACGGTGCATCAGCTTCAACTTGAACTGGCTGATGCAAGAGAGAGGAAAGGTACTTATAGTGATGAATCACGTCTAACACAAGCAAATTCAAAAGATTTACCTCAATTTGGTCAACATAATGGAAACCAAGTGGATTCTAATGGAAGTGGTGCAACAAATGTGAATACTGGGGTAATTTCAAAGGGGGCTTCAGCCAGTGTTCAACCATTTTCTGGCAATGCATCAAATCTG AATCAGAATGATCATGTTCGAAGTGGTCCGATTGCTCCACTTGGTATGCCTGCTTATCTCCCACCTGAGCAGGTTACTGCTCTGCAGTCATTTGTCATGCATCAACAGGGGGTTCCTCATTCTGTGGTATCCCATGTTGGACCCTACTCAATGCAAGCAATGTCATCCGTCCAACAGTGGCAGAACCAACAG GTTTCATCAGAGGGTTTCCAGCCTTCTGGACCGAATCAACTTCCACCATCGCAAACCGATCAAAGCCTTGGGAGGTCAGACGTAAGTCATGAGTGCGAAATATCTGTTGATGGACAAGCCATTTGTCCAGACCATGTAGATCATATAAGCCAAGGGTCAGAGTCGATTTCtgtaatatcatcatctacTGGAAAAGCACAG GTCGTTGAGTCAATTAACTCAAGTTACCTTGTGAAACCCCAATCTGAGCCAAACTTGCAACAGATTTCTTCACAATTTCATGATGCATTGAAATTGGGCACTCTTGAACAGAGCTGTGAATCCAAG GAACAGAATATGCTTAACATGAAAAATCATATGTTGAAGGACCAAGATCTAACGGTGGAAGAAGGAAGTACTGCTGCCAGTGCCAGCCTATCTCCTCCTGATTCTTCAGTGCAGTCTGTTGGTTCCTGTGAAACAACAATCAGCAATGGCACTGGTGCTATTTTGCCCAAAAAGTCTGTAACAACTGAGCAGACTAATATATTGATGCCAGGTAAGACTTCAGAGGCTGCTCTGCTTGAGGAAAGAGCATTGTTGGCCTGCATTGTTCGTACAATTCCACCTGGTGGTAGAATTCGAATCAGTTCAACG CTACCAAATAGGCTGGGGAAAATGCTTGCACCTTTACACTGGCATGATTACAAGAAAAAGTATGGAAAGCTGGATGACTTTGTAGCCGTTCACCCTGAG TTATTTGTAATTGAGGATGATTATATTCGGCTACGGGAGGGAGCACAGGAGATAATAGCAGCCACAGCTGCTGTTGCTAAAGTTGCTGCAGCTGCCGCAGCCTCATCTCCTCACTCCACATTTTTGCCTTCTGTTGCTGTTACTCCGATTGCACCACCTAACCGACTAAAGAAAGGAGTCCCATCAGTTGATTCCAACCATGTGAGGAATGAGAATGCTGTTTTCAAGAAGCAAGCAGCTGTCTCTAAAAATGCTGCTGATGATCATTCGCAGCTGTTAGGAATGCAGAAGCAACAACCGAATGGCATTTCTTTTGGTGTGGCCGGTAGTCTCtcaaatgtaaaaatattgagCAAATCTAAAGACCCTAGAGAAATTAATGGAGCCAATTTTGAGAGAACAAGTATTGAAAGCAAGGCCTCTGGTCATGGAAGGTCTAATTCGAATTTTGTTGGAAAACAGGACAG GGCAACTGGGGCAGCATTAACTTCTAGAAGATAG